The Amycolatopsis nigrescens CSC17Ta-90 genomic interval CGTTCAGGCCGGGGCCTTCCCACTTGCTCACCCAGGCGTCGTAGAGCTGCATGCGCCGGACCGTTTCGCCCTTGGAGTCCTGCACCTCGATGGTCAGGTTCTGGCGGGCGTCCTCGACGTCGCCGTTGAGCAGGGTCTTGTTGATCCAGTCGGTGAACTCCGGGCTCTTGTCCATCCCGCGGGTGATGGTCACCTCGCCGCCCTTGTGCCCGCCGGGCTGCTTCTTGTTGATCGGCTTGCCCCGGTCGGTCACCTGCTGGGTCTCCACCACGTCCTGCTCGACGACCAGCCCGCTGACCTCCTTGATCGACTCCACGGTGACCCCGCCGAGCTGGACACCGAATCTGTGCGTGGCAAGCGTGTCGCCCTCTGCCATGATCTTTTACCGCCTTCCTGGGACTGCGCCGGTCACTCGCTGACCAGGCTGGTGCTGTCGGAGAACTGGGAGAGCCGGAAGATGACGAACTCCGCGGGCTTCACCGGGGCCACGCCGATCTCGCAGACCACCTGACCGAGGTCGATGGACTCCTGCGGGTTGTTCTCCCGGTCGCACTTGACGAAGAACGCCTCGTCCGCGGTGCGGCCGAACAGCGAACCCCGCCGCCACTCCTCGTGCAGGAAGGCGCTGATGTTGCGCCGGATGCTGGACCACAGCCGGTCGTCGTTCGGCTCGAAGACCACCCACTGGGTGCCGATCAGGATCGACTCCTCCAGGTAGTTGAACAGCCGGCGCACGTTCAGGTAGCGCCACGCCGGGTCGGAGGAAAGCGTGCGGGCGCCCCAGATCCGGACGCCGCGCCCGGAGAAGGAACGGATGCAGTTCACGCCGATCGGGTTGAGCAGGTCCTGTTCGCCCTTGCTGAGCGACAGTTCCAGGTCCACCGCGCCGCGGATGACCTCGTTGGCCGGTGCCTTGTGCACGCCGCGCTCGCCGTCGCTGCGGGCCCACACCCCGGCCACGTGCCCGCTCGGCGGTACCAGCTCGTTGCGGCCGGACGCCGGGTCGAACACCTTGATCCACGGGTAGTACAGGGTGGCGTAACGCGAGTCGTAGCCGGCCTCGTCCATCCGCCATGCCCGGACCCGCTGGGCGTTCAGCCCGGGAGGCGCGTCGAGCACGGCCACCCGGTCGCCCATCTGCTCGCAGTGCGAGATGGCCGCGAGCTGGACCGTCCGCACCCCTTCGGCGTCGATCATGCCGCGCTGGTAGGCGCTCATCAGGTCGGGCATCGAGACCATGGTGATCTCGTCGATGGTCTCCAGGCCGCCGAAACCGGTCCGGTCGGCGAGATCGCCAACGTACTCCTGTGCGTCCACTTTGGCCGGTGTGGTGCCGGCGGGCGGCGGGGCGGGCACGGTGACCGTCTGCCGTTCCGGGCGGGTCAGCGCGGCACCCTGTCGGTCGGTCACCTCGATCAGCTTGGAGCGTTCGCTGACCTGGGTGACGACGTAACCCTTGACGTTCTTCTTGGTGGACACGTCGTAGCTTTCGACGACCTTGCCGCCCTGGCTCACCACCAGCTTGAAGCGGTCCTCCGGCGGGTTCTCCCCGTCGGCGTCGGTCACCTCGACGGTCAGGTCGGACTCGGCGGCGGGCAGGGCGGTGATCCGGAGCCCGCCGAGCTGCACCGGGGTCGCGCTGCCGCGGACCTGCTTGCCGGAGAGCACCCCGTCGGTGGACGCGCCGCCGACCCGCACCACGTAGGCGGTGCCGCCGCCGTTGGCGAAGTAGCCGTAGACGGCGTGCGCGAGGTAGCTGTCTTCGACGAAGCCGCCGAAGGTCTGCACGTACTGGTTCCAGTTGGTGACCAGGGTCGGCCGGTGGAACGGGCCCTGACCGGCGAACCCGACAAAGGCGGCCACGGCGGTGCCGACCCCCTCGATCGGCCGGGCCCCGGTCTGGACCTCCTCCACGTACACGCCTGGGGAGAGGTACGACGGCATGCTCGCTCCTTTGTCTGCCCGAGTGATCTGCGTCCAGCCTGGCCGGGTCGGCGGTGGGCCGGACAGGGCTGCCGGGACTAGGCCACGGGCAAGGTGACTGCCTTTCCGGGCAAAGGTTCCGCTGGGCGGCGCGGTTGCCCCCGGAAGTGCCCGCGCACACCTGTACCCGGGCTTGCGCGCTGCCGTATCAGTGAGTTTGCAGTCCATCCCGGAGAGGACCCATGCGCGATCACCAGACCCCAGAGCAGACCGATTCCCCAGCGACAACGAGCTTCCGGGCACCGTCGGAGGATCACGGAGAAGGTCCGCAGCGGGCCGACGAGCTACTCGAGTTGCAGCGCACCGCGGGCAACGCGGCGGTGGCGCGGCTGGCCGGGAGCAGGCACGTGCACGACGAGTCCTGCGGTCACTCCGAGCAGGTGCAGCGTTCCTCGGTGCGGGACGTGCTCGGCACCGGCGGCCGCCCGCTGGACGAGCCGGTGCGACAGGAGATGGAGGCCAGGCTCGGTTCCGACTTCTCGGACGTACGGGTGCACACCGGCACCGCGGCGCAGCGCTCGGCCGACGAGATCGGTGCCAGGGCGTACACCTCGGGCAGCCACGTGGTGCTCGGGCAGGGTGGCGCCGACAAGCACACCCTGGCGCACGAGCTGACGCACGTCATCCAGCAGCGCTCCGGCCCGGTCAGCGGCACCGACACCGGGGACGGGCTGAAGGTGTCCGACCCGTCCGACCGGTTCGAACGGGAGGCCGAGGCGAACGCGGCCAGGGTGATGAGCGGACCGGCGCCAGCCACCGAACAGGCCGGCGCCGAGGTCCAGCGATCCGTCGGCGGCAGCAACGCTTCGGTGCAGCGGATGTACGGCACCCGCACCAATACCGACCTGCCGCCCGGCACGGTGACCTCGAAGCAGATCACCGTGGCCGATCGGAACTCCGTCCCGTTCCTCAACGCCGTGTACACCGGGCACCAGCAGACGCGGCTGGGCATCAAGGACCCGTGGAACTCCAACTACGCCGTGCTTAGGTACTGGGACAACGGTGCCAACCGGGAGGAAACCCTGCCGCTGTACAACGCTTCGTCGGCACAGCACGCGGAGGAAGCAATCTTCGGGGTCCTGCGGGCGAAGGGGATCGACTACCGGCCGATCGAGCTCTTCACGGACAACAGCCCCTGCGGTGGTTGCAAGCCGGTCATCGATCTCGCCGTGCGGGAACGGGCCAGGGGGTACGACGTGCCTGTCTACTACATCGCGGACTACAACCAGCTGCCGCAGGTCCGGCACCCGCAGATCAGGGCGTGGTGGCAATAGCCCGCCGACTTCATCGGAAGAGGATTGATGCACGCTCAAGAACACCTCGAAGAGACCGAGCGCACGTCGCGCGGCCACGCGACCCGGCAGGCCGATGATCGGCAGCGGTCCCCGGGTTCCGCCGGAGAACTCCAGTCGATGCAGCCGACCTTCGGCAACGCCGCGGTCGCCGGGATGGTGCAGCGCATGGAGAATCCGGCCGCGGAAGCGAGTTCCGGCCCGACGGCGAGTATCGCGGAGGGACAGCTCGCCGAGGTCGGACCGGGCGGCACGATCACCTACCCGGAGGTGGACAGCTGCATGACGGTGACCGTGCACCTGCGCACCGGCGGCATGGTCGGTGCGCACCTGAGCATCTTCCGGATGGAGGGCAGGCACGCTTCGAACGAGCTGGTGCCGCTGCTGAAGGCCGCCGTGGGCAAGCGGCGGGTGGCCGCGGTCGAAATCGTCGGCGACTTCTGGTCCTGGAACTCGCGGTGGCTGACCACGACCCTGGATACCCTGCAGTCGCAACTGCCCGAGGGCACCACCGAACCGCCGCCCCAGTTGCAGCCGGAGCCGAACGCGACGACCACCGTGGCGGACGCGGTCCATGCCATCCTGGGCCACCAGCGGAAGAAGTACCAGACCAGGCAGGCCACCGGGAACGTGGTGGTGCGGTCCAGGCCACCGTCGCAGTAGGACCGTCGTAATAGGACAGCGGCGGCGCCGCCGGGATCATGCCGGCGGCGCCGCCGATTCCGCTGCCTCGCTCAGCCAGTGGCCGAACTCGTGGTCCAGCACCAGCCTGCCGAGCTTGCGGTACTCCTGGTGGATCGCGGTGACCACCTCCGCCATGCCGACCCGGCCACCCGAGGCCGCGGCCAGGTAGGCGGCGGTCACCGCGCAGGCGCGGATCGAGCCGCCCGCGAGCTCGAAGCGCTCGGCGCAGAAGGCGAGGTCGAGATCGTCGTTCCGGGGCATGGCGGTGCCGAGGCAGCGATCCCACAGCGCGAGCCGCTGGGCGGCGTCGGGCATCGGGAAGTCCGCGATCACGTCGAGCCGCCGGGTGAACGCGTCGTCGAGGTTCGCCCGCAGGTTCGTGGTCAGTATCGCGATGCCGTCGAAGGACTCCATGCGCTGCAACAGATAGGCGGACTCCACATTGGCGTAGCGGTCGTGCGCGTCCTGCACTGCCGAACGCTTGCCGAAGATCGCGTCGGCCTCGTCGAACAGCAGCACCCCGTTCACCCCGACCGCCTCGGTGAAGATCCGCTCCAGGTTCTTCTCCGTCTCACCGACGTACTTGTCGACCACTGTGGACAGATCCACCACGTACAGGTCCATGCCCAGCTCGGCCGCGATCACCTCGGCCGACATCGTCTTGCCGGTGCCGGACTCGCCCGCGAACAGGGCCATCACCCCGCGGCCACGGCCGCCACCTGGACGCATCCGCCACCGGCCGAGCACGGTGTCCCGGTGCCGGGCGCGCAGGGTGAGCTCGGCGAGTTGACGACGGCTCGGCTCGGGCAGCACGAGATCGGCCATGCCGACCGCCGGGGTGATCCGCCTGGCGAGCCGGGCCAGCCCGGCGCCGTTCTGGGCCCGCACCCCGGCGCGGAGCTGCGCCAGGCCCACCGGCTCCTGGTCGAGCAGGGCGAGCCGGGTCGCGACCGAAGTGGCGGCGTGCACCTGGTCGGCGCCGAGCCGGTAGGTGGCGAGCAGGTCGGTGACGGCGGGCTCCGGCGGCCGGTCCGTCACCCGCGCCAGCGCGCGCAGCCAGTCACCGGCCCGCGATTCCGCGGTCGGCGGTTCGACCCGGATCGATACCGGCTGCCGGTGGGTCCAGGCCGGGTCCCAGTTCCCGGTGCCGTACAGGATCACCGCGACATCCGTGGCGAGCGTGGTCAGCTGGGTCAGCAACCTGGCCCGCTCGGGCCGTCCCGGATCGAGGTCCTCCACCGGCCCGAGCACAATGCCGCCCTCGCTGAACCGTGCTTCGCGGACCAGCGCCGCCAGCGCGGATCGTGGGTCGGGGTCTTCGGTGAGCGCCTTCGCCCGCACCGCCAGCGCGGTGCGCCCGGTGCGGGCGAGCAGATCCGCGGCGAGGCCGTCCGAGCCGGCCTCGGCCTGCGCCAGGTGGATCAGCCGGATCCCGGCGTCGAGCGCCGCGCTGATCCGGGCGGCCAGTGCGTCCGGCGCTCGGGCCGTCTCCGGCGGCACCCCGGCGATCTCCGCCAGGCGGGGGTCGGGTTCGTCGTGGCCGAGCAGGTGCGCGAGCACCCGGTCGGGAACCCGGAGCGACCGGGACAGCGAAGGCCGGTCCGGCTCCCGGATCTCGAGCAGTTCCCCGGCCACCAGCGGCGCGTTCGCGGTGAAGCGGAACCGCGCGGCACCGGCCGCGGGAAGGTCGTACAGCTCCAGGGCCAGCCCGACGGTCGGCCGGCGCTGGGTCAGGTCGTCGTTCAGGTACCCGTACAGCTGCTCGAACCGGCGGTCCAGCTCGGGTGCCATGGCCACCAGCAGGAACTCCACGTCCAGCGCGGTCAGGCCGAAGTTCTCCGCGAGCCGTGCCAGCGCGGACCCCGGTCTCGGCCCGGACGGTGGCTCGGCCGTCTCCTGCGGCGGCACGGCCGGTGCGGACAGGATGCGCTCGACCGCTTCCGGGGTGAGGTAGAGCCCGCGGTGCGGATTGCCGGGGTCCGGGTCGACGGCCCGCCGCGTGGCCACCGCGTGGCGCACCCGCTGTTCGACGAGACCGAGCCGGTCCCAGAGATGAGCGAGGTCCTCGGCGGCTAGGCCAGCCGGGGTGGCGGCCGGACGGAGGGTCCCGGTCACCTCGGCGTGCCCCGGCGTCGGCGGGCCTCCGGACGTGACCGGGTGACCGCGAATCCGTCGCCGTCCGAAGTTGTCGGGCCTTCGTAGCGGAGCCTGCGGCCTTGCGCGTCGGGGCCGGTCCGCACCACGATGCCTTCGGTGACCGGCGGGCCCGCCGTCTCGCGGTCACCGATCAGCGGGGCGATCACCCGCAGGTTGATCGCCGGCTTCAGCCAGCCGCCCAGCGCCGACCAGATGTCGGTGCCGGCCCTGCCCTCGGTCACCGGGCCCGCCGACTCGAAGTGCACCGAAAGGCCGAGCTCGGCCAGCGACCCGGTGAGGAACGGGCCGGTCAGCGCCTCGTACCTGGATACTCCGCGCAGCACGTCGGAAAGCAGCCGGTGCTCGTCCTGCGGCCGGTTGGTCCACGCCGTCACCAAGTAGGAGAGCTGGTACCAGTGCGGCGGCGTTCGCCGGGCGACCACCGTGCCCTCGTCGTCGAGCTCCTCCTGCGTGCCGGTGCGTCGTCGCGTCAGGTCTTCCCGCAGGTCGTAGAGGAACACGCTCACCGTGGGGGCGTTGCGTTTCGCGGTCCACTCCTTCGACGGCGCGTCGAAGACGAGCTCGACCCCTTCGGCCGGGATGCCCTCCTCGGCGAGCAGCAGGCGCAGCGCTTCGTCCACCTCGTGGATCACCGTGTCTCCCTTGCTGTCATCTCCGCGTCACCAGGTCCGGTGGGCCGTAGGTCCCGGTCACCACCAGGAAATCGGTGGTGACCGGCCCGAAACCGAGTCCGGCCGCGGTGATCGTGCGCGGGCCGGTCTGGTCCTTGGCCAGGATCAGCAGCTGGGCGATGAACCGGCCGTCCGCCGCGGGCACCGTCGGGGCGGCCGCCGCGGTGATACCCGGCGACCAGCTCAACCGGACCGGCGTCCCCGGCGGGAAGTCGGTCCCGCGCACGGAAGTCACGAAGCCCGGCTTCCCGATCGGCGGCACCGCGACGATCCGCGGTTGCAGCACCCGCAACGGGGTGGCGGCCACGTTGTCGGCGGCGTTCGC includes:
- a CDS encoding phage tail protein, with product MAEGDTLATHRFGVQLGGVTVESIKEVSGLVVEQDVVETQQVTDRGKPINKKQPGGHKGGEVTITRGMDKSPEFTDWINKTLLNGDVEDARQNLTIEVQDSKGETVRRMQLYDAWVSKWEGPGLNATQSAGADEKATITFERIEVE
- a CDS encoding phage tail sheath family protein is translated as MPSYLSPGVYVEEVQTGARPIEGVGTAVAAFVGFAGQGPFHRPTLVTNWNQYVQTFGGFVEDSYLAHAVYGYFANGGGTAYVVRVGGASTDGVLSGKQVRGSATPVQLGGLRITALPAAESDLTVEVTDADGENPPEDRFKLVVSQGGKVVESYDVSTKKNVKGYVVTQVSERSKLIEVTDRQGAALTRPERQTVTVPAPPPAGTTPAKVDAQEYVGDLADRTGFGGLETIDEITMVSMPDLMSAYQRGMIDAEGVRTVQLAAISHCEQMGDRVAVLDAPPGLNAQRVRAWRMDEAGYDSRYATLYYPWIKVFDPASGRNELVPPSGHVAGVWARSDGERGVHKAPANEVIRGAVDLELSLSKGEQDLLNPIGVNCIRSFSGRGVRIWGARTLSSDPAWRYLNVRRLFNYLEESILIGTQWVVFEPNDDRLWSSIRRNISAFLHEEWRRGSLFGRTADEAFFVKCDRENNPQESIDLGQVVCEIGVAPVKPAEFVIFRLSQFSDSTSLVSE
- a CDS encoding eCIS core domain-containing protein, with the translated sequence MRDHQTPEQTDSPATTSFRAPSEDHGEGPQRADELLELQRTAGNAAVARLAGSRHVHDESCGHSEQVQRSSVRDVLGTGGRPLDEPVRQEMEARLGSDFSDVRVHTGTAAQRSADEIGARAYTSGSHVVLGQGGADKHTLAHELTHVIQQRSGPVSGTDTGDGLKVSDPSDRFEREAEANAARVMSGPAPATEQAGAEVQRSVGGSNASVQRMYGTRTNTDLPPGTVTSKQITVADRNSVPFLNAVYTGHQQTRLGIKDPWNSNYAVLRYWDNGANREETLPLYNASSAQHAEEAIFGVLRAKGIDYRPIELFTDNSPCGGCKPVIDLAVRERARGYDVPVYYIADYNQLPQVRHPQIRAWWQ
- a CDS encoding ATP-binding protein, whose translation is MTGTLRPAATPAGLAAEDLAHLWDRLGLVEQRVRHAVATRRAVDPDPGNPHRGLYLTPEAVERILSAPAVPPQETAEPPSGPRPGSALARLAENFGLTALDVEFLLVAMAPELDRRFEQLYGYLNDDLTQRRPTVGLALELYDLPAAGAARFRFTANAPLVAGELLEIREPDRPSLSRSLRVPDRVLAHLLGHDEPDPRLAEIAGVPPETARAPDALAARISAALDAGIRLIHLAQAEAGSDGLAADLLARTGRTALAVRAKALTEDPDPRSALAALVREARFSEGGIVLGPVEDLDPGRPERARLLTQLTTLATDVAVILYGTGNWDPAWTHRQPVSIRVEPPTAESRAGDWLRALARVTDRPPEPAVTDLLATYRLGADQVHAATSVATRLALLDQEPVGLAQLRAGVRAQNGAGLARLARRITPAVGMADLVLPEPSRRQLAELTLRARHRDTVLGRWRMRPGGGRGRGVMALFAGESGTGKTMSAEVIAAELGMDLYVVDLSTVVDKYVGETEKNLERIFTEAVGVNGVLLFDEADAIFGKRSAVQDAHDRYANVESAYLLQRMESFDGIAILTTNLRANLDDAFTRRLDVIADFPMPDAAQRLALWDRCLGTAMPRNDDLDLAFCAERFELAGGSIRACAVTAAYLAAASGGRVGMAEVVTAIHQEYRKLGRLVLDHEFGHWLSEAAESAAPPA
- a CDS encoding DUF4255 domain-containing protein is translated as MIHEVDEALRLLLAEEGIPAEGVELVFDAPSKEWTAKRNAPTVSVFLYDLREDLTRRRTGTQEELDDEGTVVARRTPPHWYQLSYLVTAWTNRPQDEHRLLSDVLRGVSRYEALTGPFLTGSLAELGLSVHFESAGPVTEGRAGTDIWSALGGWLKPAINLRVIAPLIGDRETAGPPVTEGIVVRTGPDAQGRRLRYEGPTTSDGDGFAVTRSRPEARRRRGTPR